The following are from one region of the Chanos chanos chromosome 10, fChaCha1.1, whole genome shotgun sequence genome:
- the gtpbp8 gene encoding GTP-binding protein 8 — protein MFPVKRLLKPHLSPLRATRGVHSLASVQSACQLPEKKRQGLLFPFSELQPYLDRQVDPGSFQLFLPSVEDLRHAEKLFTPTAKHQINYFTSAVRTDHAPVLKQPEVCFIGRSNVGKSSLIRALFALSPDVEVRVSKTPGHTKKMNFFTVGKAFTLVDMPGYGHKAPRDFVDMVEPYLRDRKNLVRTFLLVDGTVGLQKADLVAVEMCEEFCLPFAMVLTKIDKSRQGLLLTHLLQLRDFVKTQTQSCYPQPFLVSSVQFSGIYLLRCFIAHVTGNLQLGSKLT, from the exons ATGTTTCCTGTGAAACGGCTCTTGAAGCCGCATTTGTCTCCTTTGCGGGCTACGCGAGGCGTCCACAGTCTGGCTTCAGTGCAGTCAGCCTGTCAATTACCAGAGAAGAAACGCCAAGGCCTTCTGTTCCCCTTCAGCGAGCTCCAGCCGTACTTAGACAGGCAAGTGGACCCAGGGAGCTTCCAGCTCTTTCTGCCCAGCGTGGAGGACCTCAGACATGCAGAAAAACTCTTCACGCCCACCGCCAAACATCAAATCAACTATTTCACCTCGGCCGTTAGAACTGACCACGCGCCCGTGCTAAAACAGCCTGAG GTATGTTTCATCGGCAGGAGTAACGTAGGGAAGTCTTCTCTCATTCGAGCGCTGTTCGCACTGTCTCCTGACGTGGAGGTGCGCGTCTCCAAAACACCG GGCCACACAAAAAAGATGAACTTTTTCACTGTGGGAAAAGCCTTCACTCTGGTGGACATGCCAGGATATGGACATAAGGCACCGAGGGACTTTGTGGACATGGTGGAGCCTTACCTGAGAGATCGCAAAAA TCTGGTCAGAACGTTCCTGTTGGTGGATGGGACCGTGGGGCTACAGAAAGCAGATCTGGTTGCCGTGGAGATGTGTGAGGAGTTTTGCTTGCCTTTTGCA ATGGTGCTGACTAAAATTGATAAGAGCAGACAAGGTTTATTACTAACCCATTTACTGCAGCTGAGAGACTTTGTTAAGACCCAGACTCAAAGCTGCTACCCTCAGCCCTTCCTGGTCAG CTCAGTCCAGTTTTCAGGGATCTACCTCCTCAGATGCTTTATAGCCCATGTGACGGGGAACCTCCAGCTTGGTTCcaaactgacctga